A single genomic interval of Magnetospirillum sp. 15-1 harbors:
- a CDS encoding TonB-dependent receptor gives MKSTFAVLAACTALVPVSTLASEVFSLGQVNASASAMGSTAMGGSTVTQDDIQQFNRESLDRALDLVPGAAISYGGVRGERTVAIRGFDRWRVPLYIDGIRVYLPADNRIDYSLFGTADIAEIQVSKGFTSVIDGPGAMGGSVNLVSRKVTQPTELDLRFGTMMNNGGTFNGFQADAFGGARLGDWYVQGSASENLRTFFSLSDDYRATTMENGGKRDHSRRENMKVNVKVGYEPSPFDEYSLNIINQTGSKEVPFNEVPGATARNWTWPAWDKQSIYWISKTGLDEKGSYIKVKAFADRFFNEIDTYDNADFTSLSSTSASRSYYEDFATGATAEGAWAMFDGQNVFKTALHYRHDIHTEWNDYFRGSPPTGATEPHQRQLEDTWSLAVENTFHPTKDWDVVPGVSYDYRHLIKAQDFILGNTGGTNMSNRPYAYPRGDAHALNPQLAVAYRYDDAGSVHASVSRRTRFPTLFERFSTRFTTFQNNPTLRPEKSNNLEAGVTQTIGHTKLGANVFQSWLEDTITSVPLTTSLSQNQNVAKAIHKGFELEISHAVTPDLEIGANYANLLRTVPDKSTILVDTPRHKAFAYANWKPLDGLSVVPSVEIGGERHLQKANPSTMYFDGGEYVVANLKAGYQFTEQVYAEAGANNLLDANYKISDGYHEEGRNFFANLRLKF, from the coding sequence TTGAAGAGCACGTTCGCCGTCCTGGCCGCCTGCACCGCCCTGGTGCCCGTTTCCACCCTGGCTTCCGAGGTGTTCAGCCTGGGACAGGTCAACGCTTCCGCCTCGGCGATGGGCAGTACCGCCATGGGCGGCTCGACCGTCACCCAGGACGACATCCAGCAATTCAACCGTGAATCCCTGGACCGCGCCCTCGATCTGGTTCCCGGCGCCGCCATTTCCTACGGCGGCGTGCGCGGCGAGCGTACCGTCGCCATTCGCGGCTTTGACCGCTGGCGCGTTCCGCTCTACATCGACGGTATCCGTGTCTACCTGCCCGCCGACAACCGCATCGACTACAGTCTGTTCGGCACTGCCGATATCGCCGAAATCCAGGTTTCCAAGGGCTTCACCTCGGTGATCGACGGTCCCGGCGCCATGGGCGGCTCGGTCAATCTGGTCAGCCGCAAGGTGACCCAGCCGACCGAGCTGGACTTGCGTTTCGGCACGATGATGAACAACGGCGGCACCTTCAACGGCTTCCAGGCCGATGCCTTCGGCGGCGCCCGCCTGGGCGACTGGTACGTCCAGGGCTCGGCGTCGGAGAACCTGCGGACCTTCTTCAGCCTGTCCGACGACTATCGGGCCACCACCATGGAGAACGGCGGCAAGCGCGACCATTCCCGCCGCGAGAACATGAAGGTCAACGTCAAGGTGGGCTACGAGCCGTCGCCCTTCGACGAGTACAGCCTGAACATCATCAACCAGACGGGCAGCAAGGAGGTCCCCTTCAACGAGGTTCCCGGCGCCACCGCCCGCAACTGGACCTGGCCCGCCTGGGATAAGCAGAGCATCTACTGGATTTCCAAGACCGGCCTGGATGAGAAGGGCTCCTACATCAAGGTCAAGGCCTTCGCCGACCGCTTCTTCAACGAGATCGACACCTACGACAACGCCGATTTCACGTCGCTGAGCTCCACCAGCGCCAGCCGCAGCTACTACGAGGATTTCGCCACGGGCGCGACGGCCGAGGGCGCCTGGGCCATGTTCGACGGCCAGAACGTCTTCAAGACGGCGCTGCACTATCGCCATGACATCCACACCGAGTGGAACGACTATTTCCGCGGATCGCCTCCCACCGGCGCCACCGAGCCCCACCAGCGGCAACTGGAGGACACCTGGTCGCTGGCGGTCGAGAACACCTTCCATCCCACCAAGGATTGGGACGTGGTCCCCGGGGTCAGCTACGATTACCGCCACCTGATCAAGGCGCAGGATTTCATCCTGGGTAATACCGGCGGCACCAATATGTCCAACCGGCCCTACGCCTATCCGCGCGGCGATGCCCACGCGCTGAACCCGCAACTGGCCGTGGCCTATCGCTACGATGATGCGGGTTCGGTCCATGCCTCGGTGTCGCGCCGTACCCGCTTTCCCACCCTGTTCGAGCGCTTCAGCACCCGGTTCACCACCTTCCAGAACAATCCCACCCTGCGGCCGGAGAAGTCCAACAACCTGGAGGCGGGCGTCACGCAGACCATCGGTCACACCAAGCTGGGCGCCAACGTGTTCCAGAGTTGGCTGGAGGACACCATCACCTCGGTTCCCCTCACGACCTCGCTCAGTCAGAACCAGAACGTCGCCAAGGCCATTCACAAGGGCTTCGAACTGGAGATCAGCCACGCCGTCACCCCGGACCTGGAAATCGGTGCCAATTACGCCAACCTGCTGCGCACCGTTCCCGACAAATCGACCATCCTGGTCGATACCCCCCGCCACAAGGCCTTCGCCTACGCCAACTGGAAGCCGCTGGACGGATTGAGCGTGGTGCCCAGCGTCGAGATCGGCGGCGAGCGGCACCTCCAGAAGGCCAATCCCAGCACCATGTATTTCGACGGCGGCGAATACGTGGTGGCCAACCTCAAGGCGGGCTATCAGTTCACCGAGCAGGTCTACGCCGAGGCCGGCGCCAACAACCTGCTGGACGCCAATTACAAGATTTCCGACGGCTATCACGAGGAAGGGCGCAACTTCTTCGCCAACCTTCGGCTCAAGTTCTAG
- a CDS encoding TonB family protein, translating to MARPAQWPDRENPWPAALSFSLHGAVLVAVLVLAAPSPVPSPLPPAVMVELIGMAGGGGAASPAGRSAGGEAGEVLSPVIPAMAPQPVVPVAEAAAVRPERTSTVRRPKRPPVPPSPTQETSSAAKSVASEATTGVTPSVTAAGDGQSDGAVESGAVGSGRGQARTGDGAGSAPDMDAYLAALRRAIQRGLVYPAVARRLGLAGLVRVRFQVLADGGVDPGSLVVTGGSDDDILRRGALDTIRRLSTFSPPPVGSIGVEVPVSFTLTQR from the coding sequence ATGGCGAGGCCGGCGCAATGGCCCGATCGCGAAAATCCCTGGCCGGCCGCGCTCTCGTTCAGCCTGCACGGGGCGGTGTTGGTGGCGGTGCTGGTCCTGGCCGCGCCGTCGCCCGTTCCGTCTCCTCTGCCTCCGGCGGTCATGGTCGAGTTGATCGGCATGGCCGGCGGCGGCGGCGCGGCTTCGCCGGCCGGCCGGTCGGCGGGAGGAGAGGCGGGCGAGGTTCTTTCGCCGGTAATTCCGGCCATGGCGCCCCAGCCGGTGGTACCGGTCGCGGAAGCCGCGGCCGTGCGTCCCGAGCGGACCTCGACCGTTCGACGGCCGAAGCGCCCGCCAGTTCCCCCCTCGCCAACCCAGGAGACGTCTTCCGCCGCCAAATCCGTCGCCTCCGAGGCGACAACGGGTGTCACCCCATCGGTGACGGCGGCGGGGGACGGCCAATCGGACGGGGCCGTGGAAAGTGGAGCCGTGGGAAGCGGCCGGGGCCAGGCTCGGACCGGAGATGGGGCGGGGAGCGCTCCCGATATGGATGCCTATCTGGCGGCCCTGCGCCGGGCTATCCAGCGCGGCCTGGTCTATCCGGCGGTGGCCCGGCGGCTGGGATTGGCCGGGCTGGTCCGGGTGCGCTTCCAGGTGCTGGCCGACGGCGGGGTCGATCCGGGCTCGCTGGTGGTAACCGGCGGCAGCGATGACGATATTCTGCGGCGGGGTGCGCTCGACACCATCCGCCGCCTGTCCACGTTTTCCCCACCGCCGGTGGGGAGCATCGGCGTCGAGGTGCCGGTGAGTTTCACACTGACCCAACGATAA